The Vicia villosa cultivar HV-30 ecotype Madison, WI linkage group LG1, Vvil1.0, whole genome shotgun sequence genome includes a region encoding these proteins:
- the LOC131644161 gene encoding phosphoribosylaminoimidazole carboxylase, chloroplastic isoform X2, whose amino-acid sequence MLHTVRTVSLGHTSTSFFPFKPSHPSSSFAFHMEQTPILSFKIKQSNQPRITCQASSQKHEANAVSPRNEESAVHGLSETIVGVLGGGQLGRMLCQAASKMAIKIVVLDPQENCPASSLSYQHMVGSFDDSATVEEFAKRCGVLTFEIEHVNVATLEKLEKQGVVCQPKASAIRIIQDKYLQKVHFSKHGIPLPEFMRLDDLEGAKKTGELFGYPLMIKSRRLAYDGRGNAVAKSEEELASAVDALGGFDRDLYAEKWAPFVKELAVIVARGIDNTISCYPVVETIHRDNICHIVKAPADVKWKIRERATEVAFNAVNSLEGAGVFAVELFLTGDGQILLNEVAPRPHNSGHHTIESCYTSQYEQHLRAVVGLPLGNPSMKTPAAIMYNILGEEEGELGFQLAHQLMTRALTIPGASIHWYDKPEMRKQRKMGHITVVGPSLSNLEGNLATIIQGEKLDDKTAAPRVGIIMGSDSDLPVMKEAAKILEMFGVPHEVRIVSAHRTPDLMFHYASSAHQRGIQVIIAGAGGAAHLPGMVAAMTPLPVVGVPVRGSTLDGVDSLLSIVQMPRGVPVATVAVNNATNAGLLAVRILSVADENLMSRMIQYQEDQKESVLRKGEKLEKIGWESYLNHSN is encoded by the exons ATGCTTCACACCGTCCGCACTGTGTCTTTAGGACACACTTCCACTTCATTCTTTCCCTTCAAACCTTCTCACCCTTCTTCTTCATTCGCATTCCACATGGAGCAAACTCCTATTTTATCTTTCAAGATAAAGCAGTCTAACCAACCCCGCATCACTTGTCAGGCATCATCACAAAAACACGAAGCTAATGCAGTTTCTCCGAG AAATGAAGAATCAGCTGTTCATGGACTATCAGAAACGATTGTTGGGGTTTTGGGTGGAGGTCAACTCGGTCGCATGCTTTGTCAAGCTGCGTCTAAGATGGCAATTAAGATCGTGGTTTTAGATCCTCAGGAGAATTGTCCGGCTAGCTCTTTGTCCTATCAACACATGGTTGGAAGTTTTGATGATAGTGCAACAGTAGAGGAATTTGCAAAGAg GTGTGGAGTTTTAACTTTTGAAATTGAACATGTCAATGTTGCCACGCTGGAAAAACTTGAGAAACAAGGAGTTGTATGTCAACCTAAAGCCTCTGCTATACGAATTATTCAG GATAAGTATCTACAAAAGGTTCACTTTTCAAAGCATGGCATTCCACTTCCTGAATTTATGCGG TTAGATGATCTTGAAGGTGCTAAGAAAACAGGGGAACTTTTTGGCTATCCTCTTATGATCAAGAGTAGGAGACTAGCTTATGATGGACGAGGAAATGCAGTTGCAAAAAGTGAAGAGGAACTAGCTTCTGCTGTGGATG CACTTGGAGGATTTGATCGTGATTTATATGCTGAAAAATGGGCACCTTTTGTCAAG GAATTAGCTGTCATTGTTGCGAGAGGGATAGACAATACAATTTCATGCTATCCTGTTGTTGAAACTATTCACAG ggACAACATATGTCACATAGTTAAGGCTCCAGCAGATGTAAAATGGAAGATTAGGGAGCGTGCCACCGAAGTTGCTTTCAATGCTGTCAACTCTTTAGAAGGCGCTGGTGTGTTTGCTGTTGAATTGTTCTTGACTGGCGACGGACAG ATTTTATTAAATGAAGTTGCACCTAGACCTCACAACAGTGGGCATCACACAATTGAATCTTGCTACACCTCACAATATGAGCAACATTTGCGGGCTGTCGTTGGTCTTCCTCTTGGCAATCCATCTATGAAAACTCCAGCTGCGATCATGTACAATATATTAGGTGAAGAAGAG GGGGAGCTTGGTTTTCAATTGGCTCATCAATTGATGACGAGGGCATTGACCATCCCTGGTGCTTCTATTCATTGGTATGATAAGCCAG AAATGAGAAAACAACGAAAAATGGGCCACATAACAGTTGTTGGGCCTTCCCTAAGCAATCTTGAAGGCAATCTTGCAACAATAATACAAGGGGAAAAATTAGATGACAAGACTGCAG CTCCACGCGTGGGGATTATAATGGGCTCTGATTCAGATCTGCCTGTTATGAAAGAAGCTGCTAAAATCTTGGAAATGTTTGGGGTGCCTCATGAG GTAAGAATAGTTTCAGCACATCGAACTCCAGATCTGATGTTTCATTATGCCTCATCTGCTCATCAACGAGGCATTCAAGTTATAATTGCTGGTGCTGGTGGTGCAGCACACTTGCCTG GAATGGTGGCTGCTATGACCCCCTTGCCTGTAGTTGGTGTTCCTGTACGTGGTTCTACCCTCGACGGAGTTGATTCACTCTTGTCAATTGTCCAG ATGCCAAGAGGTGTCCCTGTTGCCACCGTTGCTGTTAATAATGCAACAAATGCTGGGCTGTTGGCAGTGAGGATATTGAGTGTTGCAGATGAAAATCTAATGTCAAG GATGATCCAATATCAAGAGGACCAAAAAGAAAGCGTATTGAGGAAAGGAGAGAAGTTAGAAAAAATTGGTTGGGAATCCTACTTAAACCATAGTAATTAG
- the LOC131644161 gene encoding phosphoribosylaminoimidazole carboxylase, chloroplastic isoform X1 produces MLHTVRTVSLGHTSTSFFPFKPSHPSSSFAFHMEQTPILSFKIKQSNQPRITCQASSQKHEANAVSPRNEESAVHGLSETIVGVLGGGQLGRMLCQAASKMAIKIVVLDPQENCPASSLSYQHMVGSFDDSATVEEFAKRCGVLTFEIEHVNVATLEKLEKQGVVCQPKASAIRIIQDKYLQKVHFSKHGIPLPEFMRLDDLEGAKKTGELFGYPLMIKSRRLAYDGRGNAVAKSEEELASAVDALGGFDRDLYAEKWAPFVKELAVIVARGIDNTISCYPVVETIHRDNICHIVKAPADVKWKIRERATEVAFNAVNSLEGAGVFAVELFLTGDGQILLNEVAPRPHNSGHHTIESCYTSQYEQHLRAVVGLPLGNPSMKTPAAIMYNILGEEEGELGFQLAHQLMTRALTIPGASIHWYDKPEMRKQRKMGHITVVGPSLSNLEGNLATIIQGEKLDDKTAVAPRVGIIMGSDSDLPVMKEAAKILEMFGVPHEVRIVSAHRTPDLMFHYASSAHQRGIQVIIAGAGGAAHLPGMVAAMTPLPVVGVPVRGSTLDGVDSLLSIVQMPRGVPVATVAVNNATNAGLLAVRILSVADENLMSRMIQYQEDQKESVLRKGEKLEKIGWESYLNHSN; encoded by the exons ATGCTTCACACCGTCCGCACTGTGTCTTTAGGACACACTTCCACTTCATTCTTTCCCTTCAAACCTTCTCACCCTTCTTCTTCATTCGCATTCCACATGGAGCAAACTCCTATTTTATCTTTCAAGATAAAGCAGTCTAACCAACCCCGCATCACTTGTCAGGCATCATCACAAAAACACGAAGCTAATGCAGTTTCTCCGAG AAATGAAGAATCAGCTGTTCATGGACTATCAGAAACGATTGTTGGGGTTTTGGGTGGAGGTCAACTCGGTCGCATGCTTTGTCAAGCTGCGTCTAAGATGGCAATTAAGATCGTGGTTTTAGATCCTCAGGAGAATTGTCCGGCTAGCTCTTTGTCCTATCAACACATGGTTGGAAGTTTTGATGATAGTGCAACAGTAGAGGAATTTGCAAAGAg GTGTGGAGTTTTAACTTTTGAAATTGAACATGTCAATGTTGCCACGCTGGAAAAACTTGAGAAACAAGGAGTTGTATGTCAACCTAAAGCCTCTGCTATACGAATTATTCAG GATAAGTATCTACAAAAGGTTCACTTTTCAAAGCATGGCATTCCACTTCCTGAATTTATGCGG TTAGATGATCTTGAAGGTGCTAAGAAAACAGGGGAACTTTTTGGCTATCCTCTTATGATCAAGAGTAGGAGACTAGCTTATGATGGACGAGGAAATGCAGTTGCAAAAAGTGAAGAGGAACTAGCTTCTGCTGTGGATG CACTTGGAGGATTTGATCGTGATTTATATGCTGAAAAATGGGCACCTTTTGTCAAG GAATTAGCTGTCATTGTTGCGAGAGGGATAGACAATACAATTTCATGCTATCCTGTTGTTGAAACTATTCACAG ggACAACATATGTCACATAGTTAAGGCTCCAGCAGATGTAAAATGGAAGATTAGGGAGCGTGCCACCGAAGTTGCTTTCAATGCTGTCAACTCTTTAGAAGGCGCTGGTGTGTTTGCTGTTGAATTGTTCTTGACTGGCGACGGACAG ATTTTATTAAATGAAGTTGCACCTAGACCTCACAACAGTGGGCATCACACAATTGAATCTTGCTACACCTCACAATATGAGCAACATTTGCGGGCTGTCGTTGGTCTTCCTCTTGGCAATCCATCTATGAAAACTCCAGCTGCGATCATGTACAATATATTAGGTGAAGAAGAG GGGGAGCTTGGTTTTCAATTGGCTCATCAATTGATGACGAGGGCATTGACCATCCCTGGTGCTTCTATTCATTGGTATGATAAGCCAG AAATGAGAAAACAACGAAAAATGGGCCACATAACAGTTGTTGGGCCTTCCCTAAGCAATCTTGAAGGCAATCTTGCAACAATAATACAAGGGGAAAAATTAGATGACAAGACTGCAG TAGCTCCACGCGTGGGGATTATAATGGGCTCTGATTCAGATCTGCCTGTTATGAAAGAAGCTGCTAAAATCTTGGAAATGTTTGGGGTGCCTCATGAG GTAAGAATAGTTTCAGCACATCGAACTCCAGATCTGATGTTTCATTATGCCTCATCTGCTCATCAACGAGGCATTCAAGTTATAATTGCTGGTGCTGGTGGTGCAGCACACTTGCCTG GAATGGTGGCTGCTATGACCCCCTTGCCTGTAGTTGGTGTTCCTGTACGTGGTTCTACCCTCGACGGAGTTGATTCACTCTTGTCAATTGTCCAG ATGCCAAGAGGTGTCCCTGTTGCCACCGTTGCTGTTAATAATGCAACAAATGCTGGGCTGTTGGCAGTGAGGATATTGAGTGTTGCAGATGAAAATCTAATGTCAAG GATGATCCAATATCAAGAGGACCAAAAAGAAAGCGTATTGAGGAAAGGAGAGAAGTTAGAAAAAATTGGTTGGGAATCCTACTTAAACCATAGTAATTAG